The DNA window GCCGTCGACGGTGACGTGACCGTGCGTGATGAACTGGCGTGCCTGTTTCGGCGTGTGGGCGAGGCCCTTTCGGTACGCGACGGTCTGGAGACGGCGCTCCAGAACGTCCGTGATGTCGAGGAGCAGCACGTCGCCGAGTTCGTCGCCATCGTCGAGGATGCCGAGTCGCTTCAGGCGCGAGAGGAACTCGTCGCTTTCGCTGACTTCGTCGCCGGAGATGTCCCCGAGGAGGGACCGTGCCTCGCGGCGGTAGTTGCGAAGTTCACTCTGTGCTCGCCAGAGCTCTTCCTTGTTCTTCAGGCCGTATCGGTCCATCAGACCGCGTTCCTCGGCGATTCGCTCGCCCTGGAACGGGTGGTTCGGCGTCTCGTAGAACTTGGTGTTCTCACCTGGGAGCGACATTATTCTTCACCCTCGGCTTCTTCCCCTGCGGCTTCTTTGATCTCCTCGACGTTGACACCGATCGTACCCTCGGTACGACCCGTGGACTTGGTTCGCTGACCGCGAACCTTCTGTCCACGCTTGTGTCGGACGCCTTTGTAGGAGTCGATCATCTGCATCCTGTTGAGGTCCCGGCGTCGGGACATCGACAGGTCGTTGCCGGTCTCGTGAGTCGTCTCGCCGGAGAAGTACTCCTTGCGGTGGTTCGTGAGCCACGCAGGAACTTCGTCGGCGTAGTTTTCGACGGCCTCAACGACACGTTCGATGTCGTCATCGTCGAGTCGGCCGAACGTCGCCTTCCGGTCGACGTCCGCCTCCTCGGCGACGATTCGGGCCGTTCGACGACCGATCCCGTTCATTTCGGAGAGGGACCGCTCTACGGTCTTCGTCCCATCGAGGTCAGTTTGCCCGATGCGGACGAAGTACCGAAGGTCGTCGTCTTCGTCCTGTGGTTGTTCGGTACTCATGGTTGATAGTTTGGAGCGTCGAGGGAGGGATTTGAACCCTCGAGGCTTGACGCCACAGAGTTAGCAACCCTGCGCCGTGGGCCAGACTAGGCTACCTCGACACGCTCGCTTGTATATGTTCGCCCTTCCGGACTCGGGACGCGTGCCCCTACAGGTGTCTGCACTGCATTCTACCGGGGGTTACTATTTAAACGCAACGAATGTCTCCCGAACCGCATGAGAGGCCGCCGCAAGCGCCACGGACACGAAATAGGCACCCACGAGAAGCGGCCCCCAAAACACCCACAGTTCGAGCGTCGGAAAGAGGTAACTCCCGAACGCGCTTCCGATGGTGAGCGCGACGTACCCCGGCAGGGCGAGCGGCGTCATCAACCGAGTGTCGAACGCGCCGAGAGCGACCGGACCGACCAACAGGAGATACCAAACCCAGACGGAGCGTCCGAGAAACAGCCGCCGAACGTTCACAGCCCCGCTCATCGGTTCCCTCGCTGTTCGATACCGTGCCGTGAGAGCAGGTCGGTCGCCACCGCCTTCTCCCACTGAACCCGCGTGTCGGCGTCGAGGAAGAACTCTGTCGTCTCCACGATGTATCCCGGCCGGTCGAGATCGCCCGCCACCTTGTGTACCAGCATCGGTCTCGACCCGTCGAGTTCGCCGCCGCGGCGATACTCGTGAAACGGCATGTACCACGGGACGACGTTTCCGTTCAATTCCTCCGCCGTCCGCTTCGCGTACTCGCTCGCGTTTCCGGCGTCCGTCGGCCAAATCATCTGCCCGACCGACGACTCGTGATAGCCGTAGATGCCGACCGACCGATGCAAATCGAGCACCACGTCCGGGTTGTGGCGCTCGACCACTCCCCAGATGGCGCGAGCCAACCTCGTCTCCGGTTTCTCGCCGGTCGGAAACTGACGGTTCAAGTCGCCATGTGCTCCTTCTCGCCGGTCCCTTCGAATCGCCACTCGGTTGGCCTTCGGAAGTACGACCAGTTTTCCCCGGCCGACCTGCCATCCCGCGATTTCGCTCGCGGCGCGATAACCACACTGCTCGTCGCCGTGTATCCCACCGACCACCATCGCCGTCGGCCCGTCGGACGTCCCCTCTCGAACGAAGACCCCCGTCTCGTACTTCGTATCCGGAAGGATTCGATAGGAAGGGTCGAGACTCTCCCGTCCGCTCCCGGCGACCGACATCGCCATCCCTCCGGCGAGGAGTGCGCCGGTCTTCGAAAGCAGTGAGCGCCGTCGCATACGGGAACCGCCACAGTGGAGCACTATCAACCTTGTCGCTCGGTGGTGTGGTCAGAATCGAGAGCCGAAAAAAATCACGCGTCGATATACTGGTCGTCGATGTAGCGGTCGTTTATCTCCCATTCCCCGTCGTCGTTTCGGACCATGTATTCGCCGTAGTACGGGACTCGATTCGCCACCGTCTCACGAAACGCCGACCGGATTTCGGGTTTCGTCATCTCTCCCATCGGTCGGAGGTCGTCGTTGCGATTCAGACAACCTTTTAGGAATCCTTCGTGCGTGACGCGCACGCGGTGACAATTGGAACAGAAGCTCGGGTTCTCCACCGGGTCCACGATTTCGACCATTCCGCCGCCGACCCAGTATCGTTTCCGCCCGTGCATCTCGCGGATTTCTATTTCGTCGGCCTGTTCTTCGAGCCAATCGTGAACCCGCTGGATGTCGATCGCCCACTCGGGATTGCCGGTCAGTTCCGGCATGTATTCGATGAGTTGCAACTGCAACCCGTCGTTCTCCGCGACGTGTTCCACCATCTTCGGAACGTAGCCAGCCGTCGCTTCGAAAACGACCATGTTGAGCTTTACCGGGTCGAGTCCAGCATCGAGCGCCGCTTCGACCCCTTCGAGCACCTTGTCGTACGCACCGCTCTTCGTTACCTCCGCGAACGCTTTCGGGTCGAGCGCGTCCTGTGAGACGTTTACGCGGGACAATCCCGCTTTCCGGAGTTCCTCCGCGCGCCCCGGAAGAAACGTCCCGTTCGTAGTCAGGGACGTCTCCATCCCGTCGGGCGTCCGGCGGATTATCTCCTCCAAGTCCTCCCGGAGCATCGGCTCGCCGCCGGTGAACTTCACCTTTCCGACGTCGAACTCGCGGGCGACTTCGAGAAACCGAACCACGTCGTCGGTACCCATCTCGTCGTCACCCGGCTCCATCGGTCCGCGTGTATCGCCTAATCCCTCGTTGTGGCAGTAGACGCAATCGAAATTACACCGGTCGGTCAGCGAAACGCGCACCCCCGTAACCTCGCGCCCGAACGAGTCTTCGAGCATTAGTATCCCTGTCTTGCGCGCGAGGATTCTTAAACTCGTGGGAGGATGCAACCTGAACGTAACCGAATTCAATTACGGGGAGTTCGACAGCTAGCGGAAATCAGCCTCACAAATCGAAATTTCCGGCTTCGGGGTTCACAAGCCTTATCGACAAATCCCTCCTTATCGTCATCATATGGATGAAACTGACGTTCGAGCCGTTCTCCGAACGGTCGAAGACCCGGACCTCGGCGAAGATATCGTCTCTCTCGGACTCGTAAACGACGTTACGGTCGAAGACGAGACTGCACGGATTTCACTCGCGCTCGGTGCACCCTACGCACCCCACGAGTCGGAAATCGCGAATCGCGTCCGCGAAGCGCTCAACGACGAGGGAATCGACACCGAACTCTCCGCACGCGTCGATACCCAGCTCTCCCCGGAAGAGCAGGTGCTTCCGGGCGTGAAAAACATTATCGCAGTCGCATCGGGAAAGGGCGGCGTCGGAAAAAGCACCGTCGCGGTCAACCTCGCGGCAGGACTCGCAAAGCTCGGTGCCCGCGTCGGCCTGTTCGACGCCGACGTCTACGGCCCGAACGTCCCGCGGATGGTGGACGCCAACGAGCGACCGCGGGCCACCGAGGAGCAAAAGCTCGTCCCGCCCGAGAAGTTCGGCGTGAAACTGATGAGCATGGCGTTCCTCACCGGCAAGGACGATCCCGTAATCTGGCGCGGCCCGATGGTTCACAAGGTCCTCACACAGCTCTGGGAGGACGTCGAATGGGGGCAGCTCGACTACATGGTCGTTGACCTACCCCCCGGAACCGGAGACACGCAACTCACGCTCCTCCAGAGCGTCCCCGTCACCGGTGCCGTCATCGTTACGACGCCCCAGCAGGTCGCGCTCGACGACGCGAACAAAGGTCTCCAGATGTTCGGCAAACACGACACCCCCGTCCTCGGTATCGCCGAAAACATGAGTACCTTCAAATGCCCCGACTGTGGCGGCGAACACGATATCTTCGGCCACGGCGGTGGGGCCGAATTCGCCGAGGACCACGAGATGCCCTTCCTCGGCTCGATACCGCTCGACCCCTCCGTGCGAAGCGGCGGCGACGAAGGAGAGCCCATCGTCCTCGACGACGAGAGCGACACCGGAGAGTCGTTCCGCACCCTGACCGAAAACGTCGCCAACAACGTCGGCATCATCAACCGCCGCCGCCAGCAACAGGAGTGAACCATGCCACGCGAGACGGAATCGTTCGACCCCGACGAGGAGCGTATGGAAACCCTCCGAGACATCGCCGACGACATCCGCGGCGAGTCGAGCGAGAGCAAGCTGGTCGCCGCGATGCTCTACCGCGTGAGCGATCTGTTCGACCCCGACGAAGAGACGACGCCGCGTGACATCTTCATCAACATGCGCGAGATAATTCGGACGAAGAGCGAGAACTGACGTGGAGAAAGTCGACCCGTGTGCGTTCAGCGCCAGCGCCGAACGAAAAGCAATCCGACTAGCACGACCAGTCCCAGATAGACAACCGGTACACCACCGATTTCGCGGTCCCCGCTCAACTTCTCACCGAAGCTTTGGGAATATGTGTCGTTTTCGTACTGATAGTGATCGTTCATCCACGTCGGACGGGCCGGCTGGAATGATTCGTTCCATTGCTGGGTACCCTCCCCTGCCTTTCCGACGAACCCGACTTGATCGAGTCCGCCTTGTTTTTTCGTGAGATTGCCGGTGTACAAGCGAGCTTCACCCGCGATTTTCGCACCGCGTTTATCGAGCAGTTCGACTTTGATCGTCGTCGAATTGTTCGGCAGTGGTGTTGGCGCATAGAAGCTCCCGTCCGTCCCTATCGTGTGAACGAACAGCTTCGTCGGATATCGCCGCATCGACGGGTTGACGAGCGTGACGTACGCAACCGCAGACGGTTCCCCATCGATGGTTCCATCGGCTACCGTGACGTTCGCAATATACGGAGTCGGGATTTCATCCGTCGCCGATGCGTTGATTTTCTCGGTGAAGTTGTAGGTAGTGTAATTGCCGTATGTGGAGACGGTTGTCGTGTGGTTGTTTTTGACTATGTCTAAACCTTTAGTGATATTTATCTCTCGATGGATCTGTTGCCCAGGACCAATATCGAAGGACTCATCATGGAAGTCTGTATCATCCACTTGAACAAGTATCCCAGAAAGATCTATATAAGAGTCAGTCGGGTTAGAAACAACAATTGAAACAACATCTTTTGTAAAGTGGGATTTGACACAGACACCATTAAATGACTGTATAAATCTCGTATCACCGCTTTTCGAAACCGGACATCCAGAGTTGCCATTATTAAGTGAATTAGCACCTACAATTGGAACAAAAATGAACGAACATAGTACTATTATAATCATGGTGATTGTAACTTCACGCTTCATGCAGATGATTTGTGCACAATAAGTATATAAAATTAATGTGTTATGTCATGCAGTTTGTTTCACCATTACAGCCGTTTTCTCGTTGGTCTCGGTGGTGTTTGAGTTGCGTCCGAAGATCAGAGTCGGTCAGGAGATTTTGGAAGGACTCATCAACGATCTTCTCCCCGACAGTATTGTTCTGAATTTCGCCACCTTCGGTAACATACTGACGAACAAGGTCGACTTTTGCAGTCACGTAGGTCATTACGACGGTATCTGATTCCAGATACTGATCGACAGTTTTGGTCTCGGTACCCGTCCGCTTCTTTAGACTCCACTTCACGTTCGGGCGATAACTTCCAATTCGCCAATCACTGTTCCGGGCGAACGACATTGCGACATCCCGTTTCGTCGTCGTTGACTGCTCTTGCCATTCGTACTGTGCATCTCGGACTTTCTCCCGCGTTTGCACTCCGTACGTGTAGTCTACGCCCGTGTGTCGTTCCGAGTACTCGAACCGATACTCTGTATCGTACTCTGCATCCTCTACTTTCACTCGCTTTTGTTCACCCGTATAGTAGTCATCGAAGTTAAATTTTTGATACGACCAGTAGGTATCCGTCTCGGTGACCGTATAGGTATATGTCTCGGTCGTCGTGTACGTCCTTGAGACGGTCGTCGTGTACGTGTACTGCTCCGGAACTTCGAAACAAATACCGTTCGGACGACACTGCATCACGTATTTGGTATCCGTTTTCGTCACTTCGACCTGTTTCGTCTTCCGGACCGTTCTAGTCCCCGTCTTCGTCACTTCGTGTTCGTGAGCGAACTGTTTCAACGTTCGATACTGCGCCGGGTGAACCTGCACACGTCGTGTCTCCCCGGTGAATCTCCCTCTCCCCGATTTCGAATCGTGCCATTCGTGCTCGGTCGTCGTGTAGGTGTATTTTTCCGCCTTGCGACCCGTCGACCACCAGTTCGGGTGTCCCTGTAAGAATGCCGACTGCTGTAACTCGGTCGAGAACGACCGATCAACATCTTCGTATTTCGCGTCCCGAACCTTTTTGCGCTCTTCGAGCGAGTACTCGAAGCCATCACGACTCTTCTGATCGACTGAATATCCCTTCGAGAGATAGCGGTCGCGTTTCTCCGGCGATGTTGCGAGTTTCCAGTCGTACGTCGGCCGGTTAACGAAATACTCCGTGCTCTTGATTCTGGGGTTCGTCCAGAACTGACCGTATCTCCGCATTACCTCGACATCCGGAATTTCGATCTCGTTGTACGTCTCCGGTCTCTCTTCGTTATATACCCGCACCTTCACGGTGTCGTTTTTCCGGAACAGTTGGGATGCTGGAAGCTCCACGATTCCAGTGTAGTATCGAGGGTCCGTACCGTGGAAATTTTCTTTAAGACTCCTTTTCGTAATCTTGTCTTTTTGCCAATCAGTGATCGAACCGGATGCACCTTCAATTGAAATCCCCAAATCATATCGAAGGTGATAGCTATTTTTGCTAAATTTGTATCGTTCGGTCGTGACCCGTAGACGTATCGTCTCGTTTGGTTTGTAAGGCCCGTCCGAAAGCAACTCCACATTTTTAATCTCCGGCGCGAAGTAGTTGAGAAAGTGGGAATTGACCGAAGCCGACTTGTTGTATCCGTCGCGGACTTCCAGTCCAGCGAGTTCGACGGAGCTAAACTTCGCTGTCGTGTTATCCGGAGTGATCGGATTAGCTCCTTGTTTCCAGATATACCTTAACTCTGATCCATCCGGGTCGAACGAGTCGCCCGCATCCACAACCATCCCCAGATTGGTCGGACGATAACCGGTCCCCCCATCGCGGATGACCGAAAGTCGAATTTCTGGAGGGCTGGGGTTCACATGCAAGAAATGTTTTTCTTCATAGAACCATTCACTATTCCCCGAATTTGGGTTCTCTATGTTGATATTTTGGACAATATCATAGTTTTTCGGAGTAGAGCCAGCCCAGAGTGTATTAATGGATAAAATATCCCCGTTTACAGATTCCTCTCCGGATAGTTTTATCAGCTTCTTTTCATGTTTGGTGGTGAAATGGAATTTGACATCCGACGGATCAACTCCATTTAAATCTATTTTCGTCACGTGGTGTGCAGTATATCGTTTCGGGTCGATCCGCTCATCGTACGAATCTACATCGTTTTTAACGAACCCTGATTGGATGATTTTCGGCATCTTCGCGGGTGTTATGGTCCGTTTCAGCGTGCTTTTTTGGCCGTGAAAATCGACTGCCGTCACGGAGAGCGTGTACTTCTTACCGACCTTGAAATCCCGAGTGTCGAAGGATACCGATCGATGCCGCTGCATCGCTCCGGGGGAGGTGGCATCCATTTTAGTGTGGCCGATTCTCTTTCCACCCAGCTGGACGCGAACCGATTGCAGGTTACCGTACGGATCTGTCGCGGTGGTTCGACCAGAAACCGCACCATAACTGTCGAGCGATGGGAGGTCAATCGTGGGTTTGGGGTCGGCTACGACAGTGGTCGTCCCGTCGGAAAAACGGGCGATGTCGTGGGAGCCATCAGAGTAGGAGACGGCGGCGTACAGCGAATGGTCACCCGCTTTCCAGTCGGTCGTCAGCGTTCGACCGCTTGCGAGTCGTACGCCGTCTCCAAACCAACGGACGGAACGTATTTGGTTCGGTGTGGGGATAGACTTCAAACGATACGTTCCACGAAACGGTGCCGTCCCCGTGATCAGTGAATCACCAGCAACAGTTGGCGTGTACTTCTGGGCAGTGGAACTCGACGGTGGGGGGCTCCCGTTCGATCGGACGGACAAATCGATCGAATCCGTGTCCGTCTGTCCGTCCGTATCGTACACAGTAGCGGTAACCGTTCTCGTACCGGTGTTCGGGAACGTCCGGGTGATAGTATCGACGTCTTTCGCACCCGAGAGAGAATCTGTGGCGATAGCCGTTCCATCGAGTGACCAAACGATGTGGTCGAGCGATGCAGAACCCGCATCGATAGTCGCGGAGTAAACCGTTTGCTGGCCGACGAAAGGGGTGCGTGAACCCGAAACGTCAACGGTCGGGGACTCGCCCGGCGACACGGTGATGTAGAGCGAGTCTCGACTTTTAGTACCATCCTCGTCGGTAACCGTCACAGATACCGTGTACGTTCCGACGGTGTTCGGACGGAATCGGGTTTGCGGACAACTCGGACAGTTCGGTTCGATCGTTCGATTACCGGGTGTCTCTATCGTCCATTCGTATCCTTCGACGTATCCATCCGGGTCGTGTGAGCCAGTGGCGTCGAGAAGGACGGTGCTTCCTCGCGCGACGTGCTGGTCGAGACCAGCGTCCGCGAGCGGCGGTTCGTTCGCCGTCGTTACCGACGGTAGAAATGTCGTCGTGAGTAGTAGTAGCACGATGGTGCTCGATACGACTCGGTTCATGAGATTCGACGAGTTTTGCATCGGTTTGGTTTAAAAAGTTATTTGATTTATCTATATTTATATATTAAAACATCCGCCTAAAAATGGTGGTGCAATAACCGCGGGCTGTCGTAAAGGTCTGTCCAGCAACGGTTAAACAATCATTAATAAATGCAGAGTTTATCCAGTCAAATCGCCTGAAATCAGCCGTTACGCGCCATCTATCACAATAGTTCCTTGCTAATCTATGGCAAAGGCTTTACCACCTTGCGACTCAACTCTTATCCACTAGGCCCGGGAGGCCAGGAGCTTCAATTATGACGGATGACGAACTCATCTGGCGAATCGCAGGCGGTTCCGGTGACGGGATCGACTCGACGAGTCAGAACTTTGCAAAAGCCCTCATGCGAGCAGGGTTACACGTATTCACGCACCGACACTATCCGTCGCGCATTCGCGGCGGCCACACCTACGTGGAGATTCGCGCGGCGGACCACGAAGTCAAATCGCGCGGGGACAACTACAACTTCCTCCTCGCGCTCGGAGACAGCTTCGCGCGAAACCCACAGGAAGAAGCCTACTACGGCAACGAAGAGATCAAGCCCCTGTCGGAGAACTTGGACGAACTCCGCGAGGGTGGCGTCATCATCTACGATTCGGGACTGCTCGACACCGACGACATTCCGGACTTCGATGAGCGCGTCGAGGAGAACAACTGGCACGTCTTCGACTTGGACCTTCGCGGA is part of the Haladaptatus paucihalophilus DX253 genome and encodes:
- a CDS encoding M99 family carboxypeptidase catalytic domain-containing protein, whose amino-acid sequence is MRRRSLLSKTGALLAGGMAMSVAGSGRESLDPSYRILPDTKYETGVFVREGTSDGPTAMVVGGIHGDEQCGYRAASEIAGWQVGRGKLVVLPKANRVAIRRDRREGAHGDLNRQFPTGEKPETRLARAIWGVVERHNPDVVLDLHRSVGIYGYHESSVGQMIWPTDAGNASEYAKRTAEELNGNVVPWYMPFHEYRRGGELDGSRPMLVHKVAGDLDRPGYIVETTEFFLDADTRVQWEKAVATDLLSRHGIEQRGNR
- a CDS encoding Mrp/NBP35 family ATP-binding protein, whose protein sequence is MDETDVRAVLRTVEDPDLGEDIVSLGLVNDVTVEDETARISLALGAPYAPHESEIANRVREALNDEGIDTELSARVDTQLSPEEQVLPGVKNIIAVASGKGGVGKSTVAVNLAAGLAKLGARVGLFDADVYGPNVPRMVDANERPRATEEQKLVPPEKFGVKLMSMAFLTGKDDPVIWRGPMVHKVLTQLWEDVEWGQLDYMVVDLPPGTGDTQLTLLQSVPVTGAVIVTTPQQVALDDANKGLQMFGKHDTPVLGIAENMSTFKCPDCGGEHDIFGHGGGAEFAEDHEMPFLGSIPLDPSVRSGGDEGEPIVLDDESDTGESFRTLTENVANNVGIINRRRQQQE
- a CDS encoding PKD domain-containing protein, whose translation is MNRVVSSTIVLLLLTTTFLPSVTTANEPPLADAGLDQHVARGSTVLLDATGSHDPDGYVEGYEWTIETPGNRTIEPNCPSCPQTRFRPNTVGTYTVSVTVTDEDGTKSRDSLYITVSPGESPTVDVSGSRTPFVGQQTVYSATIDAGSASLDHIVWSLDGTAIATDSLSGAKDVDTITRTFPNTGTRTVTATVYDTDGQTDTDSIDLSVRSNGSPPPSSSTAQKYTPTVAGDSLITGTAPFRGTYRLKSIPTPNQIRSVRWFGDGVRLASGRTLTTDWKAGDHSLYAAVSYSDGSHDIARFSDGTTTVVADPKPTIDLPSLDSYGAVSGRTTATDPYGNLQSVRVQLGGKRIGHTKMDATSPGAMQRHRSVSFDTRDFKVGKKYTLSVTAVDFHGQKSTLKRTITPAKMPKIIQSGFVKNDVDSYDERIDPKRYTAHHVTKIDLNGVDPSDVKFHFTTKHEKKLIKLSGEESVNGDILSINTLWAGSTPKNYDIVQNINIENPNSGNSEWFYEEKHFLHVNPSPPEIRLSVIRDGGTGYRPTNLGMVVDAGDSFDPDGSELRYIWKQGANPITPDNTTAKFSSVELAGLEVRDGYNKSASVNSHFLNYFAPEIKNVELLSDGPYKPNETIRLRVTTERYKFSKNSYHLRYDLGISIEGASGSITDWQKDKITKRSLKENFHGTDPRYYTGIVELPASQLFRKNDTVKVRVYNEERPETYNEIEIPDVEVMRRYGQFWTNPRIKSTEYFVNRPTYDWKLATSPEKRDRYLSKGYSVDQKSRDGFEYSLEERKKVRDAKYEDVDRSFSTELQQSAFLQGHPNWWSTGRKAEKYTYTTTEHEWHDSKSGRGRFTGETRRVQVHPAQYRTLKQFAHEHEVTKTGTRTVRKTKQVEVTKTDTKYVMQCRPNGICFEVPEQYTYTTTVSRTYTTTETYTYTVTETDTYWSYQKFNFDDYYTGEQKRVKVEDAEYDTEYRFEYSERHTGVDYTYGVQTREKVRDAQYEWQEQSTTTKRDVAMSFARNSDWRIGSYRPNVKWSLKKRTGTETKTVDQYLESDTVVMTYVTAKVDLVRQYVTEGGEIQNNTVGEKIVDESFQNLLTDSDLRTQLKHHRDQRENGCNGETNCMT
- a CDS encoding 30S ribosomal protein S4; this translates as MSLPGENTKFYETPNHPFQGERIAEERGLMDRYGLKNKEELWRAQSELRNYRREARSLLGDISGDEVSESDEFLSRLKRLGILDDGDELGDVLLLDITDVLERRLQTVAYRKGLAHTPKQARQFITHGHVTVDGQRVSVPSYKVEIDEESDISFDEHSPIADELHPERSEGNE
- the moaA gene encoding GTP 3',8-cyclase MoaA, with the translated sequence MLEDSFGREVTGVRVSLTDRCNFDCVYCHNEGLGDTRGPMEPGDDEMGTDDVVRFLEVAREFDVGKVKFTGGEPMLREDLEEIIRRTPDGMETSLTTNGTFLPGRAEELRKAGLSRVNVSQDALDPKAFAEVTKSGAYDKVLEGVEAALDAGLDPVKLNMVVFEATAGYVPKMVEHVAENDGLQLQLIEYMPELTGNPEWAIDIQRVHDWLEEQADEIEIREMHGRKRYWVGGGMVEIVDPVENPSFCSNCHRVRVTHEGFLKGCLNRNDDLRPMGEMTKPEIRSAFRETVANRVPYYGEYMVRNDDGEWEINDRYIDDQYIDA
- a CDS encoding 30S ribosomal protein S13, which gives rise to MSTEQPQDEDDDLRYFVRIGQTDLDGTKTVERSLSEMNGIGRRTARIVAEEADVDRKATFGRLDDDDIERVVEAVENYADEVPAWLTNHRKEYFSGETTHETGNDLSMSRRRDLNRMQMIDSYKGVRHKRGQKVRGQRTKSTGRTEGTIGVNVEEIKEAAGEEAEGEE